Proteins encoded together in one Ciona intestinalis chromosome 1, KH, whole genome shotgun sequence window:
- the LOC100183406 gene encoding myosin light chain 3, skeletal muscle isoform isoform X3 codes for MSNFSDEQLSEYRDCFSLFDKTGEDKIAYFEVGDCFRAFGQNPTNAEVTKVLNNPTPEELNSKTVTFEEFLPMLAQIKRQAVPSNIEDFIEGLRVFDKENNGTVMGAELRHVLASLGEKMNEEEIEQLMVGQEDTNGCVNYEALVKMVASG; via the exons ATG AGCAATTTCTCCGACGAACAACTTTCAG AATACAGAGATTGCTTTTCACTTTTCGACAAGACCGGCGAAGACAAAATCGCTTATTTCGAAGTGGGTGATTGCTTCAGAGCTTTTGGTCAAAATCCAACCAATGCTGAAGTAACcaaggttttaaacaatcccACACCAGAAG AACTCAACAGCAAGACCGTTACCTTCGAAGAATTCCTTCCCATGCTTGCCCAAATCAAGAGACAAGCTGTACCGAGCAACATTGAAGATTTCATTGAAGGTCTTAGAGTTTTTGACAAAGAAAACAACGGAACTGTAATGGGAGCTGAACTTAGACACGTGCTTGCCTCTCTTG gTGAGAAAATGAATGAAGAGGAAATTGAACAACTTATGGTTGGTCAGGAAGATACTAACGGCTGTGTCAATTatgaag CTCTGGTCAAAATGGTAGCCAGCGGATAA
- the LOC100182650 gene encoding abl interactor 1-like isoform X1 has translation MAELQMLLEQEIPAGRNALLDSHNNLKKVATYCQQRYIEDPNKKTALEETKNYTTQSLASVAYQINTLASNMLQMLDIQAAQLNSMDSAINNISQTVDIHKEKVARREIGLLTTNKIITRSHQIVAPTTQDRPVKYVRKPVDYTELDDIGHGVKLNSQPNAGTMRRPSAVSTKKTQSPSEGGSKRDSLKSNVSGYGTLRPVKAPTVPQEYSQTRRLPSMYRNRTHSNSSSGSGSRSSSTGYLPGSTPVSSMPPPPPQAPTPPASNNISAPPPPPPPAMTSSIPPPPPPMNSSMPPPPPFGAMSPQGVPPPPPVLLPSATTSPESSGGYSTPNIGYNGRAPVVGGSAENYATTSVMDLPPPPPDDFMSSRPPYMGVVGRVPSLPTTGFPAKIGGVPPMAGGDVLPPPPPSMGTPSSYDSSPGDYSTEPSWAPKSYLEKVVVIYDYSAENSDELNLKEDQVVYVVRKNDDGWYEGVLDGVTGLFPGNYAEAVST, from the exons atGGCGGAGTTGCAAATGCTATTGGAACAAGAGATTCCAGCTGGTCGAAATGCTTTGCTCGATAGTCATAATAACTTGAAGAAAGTGGCAACATATTGCCAACAACGATATATTgag GACCCAAACAAGAAAACTGCTTTAGAGGAAACAAAGAACTACACAACTCAATCTCTTGCGTCGGTGGCTTATCAAATTAATACATTGGCCAGCAATATGCTACAAATGCTTGATATTCAAGCAGCACAACTTAACTCTATGGATTCTGCTATCAATAACATTTCACAG ACTGTTGACATCCACAAAGAAAAAGTGGCACGCAGGGAAATAGGTTTGCTAACAACGAACAAAATCATTACTCGCTCGCATCAAATTGTGGCTCCAACTACTCAAGACAG ACCAGTTAAATATGTAAGAAAACCAGTTGATTACACTGAGTTAGATGACATTGGACATGGAGTTAAACTGAACTCACAACCAAATGCTGGGACTATGAGAAGACCATCTGCTGTAAGCACAAAGAAAACTCAAAGTCCTTCTGAAGG TGGTTCCAAACGTGATAGTTTGAAAAGCAATGTCAGTGGTTATGGAACTCTACGTCCTGTTAAAGCACCGACCGTACCACAAGAGTATAGTCAAA CCCGCCGATTGCCATCAATGTACAGAAACCGAACCCACTCAAACAGCAGTTCAGGCTCTGGCAGCAGGAGTTCCAGCACTGGATATTTACCGG GTAGCACACCAGTGTCAAGCATGCCACCACCGCCACCACAAGCACCAACCCCACCTGCCAGCAACAATATCTCAGCCCCCCCACCACCACCCCCGCCAG CCATGACATCATCCATCCCCCCACCACCTCCCCCCATGAATTCTTCGATGCCCCCTCCCCCACCATTTGGGGCTATGTCACCCCAGGGAGTTCCCCCACCACCCCCAGTGTTGTTACCATCGGCAACAACATCCCCAGAGTCCAGCGGGGGTTATAGCACCCCAAACATTGGATATAACGGGAG AGCTCCAGTAGTTGGAGGGTCGGCAGAGAATTACGCTACTACATCAg TTATGGACTTACCACCCCCTCCCCCAGATGATTTTATGAGTTCAAGGCCCCCGTACATGGGGGTTGTGGGGAGAGTCCCCAGTTTACCCACCACTGGCTTCCCTGCTAAAATAG GTGGTGTACCACCAATGGCTGGAGGAGATGTATTGCCACCACCTCCACCCTCCATGGGAACTCCATCAAGTTATGATAGTTCACCAGGAGATTACTCAACAGAGCCAAGCTGGGCACCCAAAAGTTACcttgaaaaag ttgtGGTTATATATGACTATTCAGCTGAAAATTCTGatgaattaaacttaaagGAAGATCAAGTAGTTTACGTTGTTCGTAAGAATGACGATGGTTGGTATGAAGGGGTTCTTGATGGGGTCACCGGGCTTTTCCCAGGAAATTATGCTGAAGCTGTCAGTACTTAA
- the LOC100183406 gene encoding myosin light chain 3, skeletal muscle isoform isoform X5, whose product MSNFSDEQLSEFKEAFELFDRGQDKIPYSLVGSLIRALGDDPTNADVNKVLGNPKKEELNSKTVTFEEFLPMLAQIKRQAVPSNIEDFIEGLRVFDKENNGTVMGAELRHVLASLGEKMNEEEIEQLMVGQEDTNGCVNYEAFISLILSG is encoded by the exons ATG AGCAATTTCTCCGACGAACAACTTTCAG AATTCAAAGAAGCTTTCGAGCTTTTCGATCGGGGTCAGGATAAAATCCCATACAGCCTCGTTGGTAGTCTTATTCGTGCCCTTGGTGATGACCCCACCAATGCCGACGTTAACAAAGTCCTTGGAAACCCTAAGAAAGAGG AACTCAACAGCAAGACCGTTACCTTCGAAGAATTCCTTCCCATGCTTGCCCAAATCAAGAGACAAGCTGTACCGAGCAACATTGAAGATTTCATTGAAGGTCTTAGAGTTTTTGACAAAGAAAACAACGGAACTGTAATGGGAGCTGAACTTAGACACGTGCTTGCCTCTCTTG gTGAGAAAATGAATGAAGAGGAAATTGAACAACTTATGGTTGGTCAGGAAGATACTAACGGCTGTGTCAATTatgaag CTTTTATTAGTCTCATTCTAAGTGGCTAA
- the LOC108949277 gene encoding myosin light chain 3, skeletal muscle isoform-like, producing MPQLHAEQYPILLKHPPASINLLSRLCSTNSIFKMAEIPEERMEEIKEAYEIFCRTTEMELGFDQVGDVFRAINLNPTIEDVENALGNPTKEDMAAKKLKIEEFLPVYTKLVTEFTEGTYDDILEGLRVFDKEGNGTVMGAEIRHVLRTLGEKMTTQEISACMDGQEDMNGSINIDTFCRYLLEEKKAE from the exons ATGCCCCAGCTTCATGCTGAACAGTATCCAATTCTGCTCAAGCATCCTCCAGCAAGCATCAATCTTCTTTCAAGACTTTGTTCAACCAACTCTATTTTCAAAATG GCAGAAATCCCGGAAGAACGTATGGAAG AAATCAAGGAAGCTTATGAAATCTTCTGCCGAACCACTGAGATGGAACTTGGATTCGATCAAGTTGGAGATGTTTTCCGAGCCATTAACCTTAACCCAACCATTGAAGATGTAGAGAACGCTCTTGGAAACCCAACAAAAGaag ATATGGCTGCCAAGAAATTGAAGATCGAGGAGTTCCTTCCAGTGTACACTAAGTTGGTTACTGAATTTACTGAAGGCACTTACGATGATATCCTTGAAGGTCTTCGTGTTTTCGACAAGGAAGGTAACGGAACAGTTATGGGAGCTGAGATCAGACACGTCCTTCGAACCCTTGGTGAGAAGATGACAACACAAGAAATCAGTGCTTGCATGGACGGCCAGGAAGATATGAATGGTTCAATCAACATCGATA CTTTCTGCAGATACCTATTGGAGGAAAAGAAAGCCGAATAA
- the LOC100183406 gene encoding myosin light chain 3, skeletal muscle isoform isoform X2: MSNFSDEQLSEYRDCFSLFDKTGEDKIAYFEVGDCFRAFGQNPTNAEVTKVLNNPTPEELNSKTVTFEEFLPMLAQIKRQAVPSNIEDFIEGLRVFDKENNGTVMGAELRHVLASLGEKMNEEEIEQLMVGQEDTNGCVNYEAFISLILSG, from the exons ATG AGCAATTTCTCCGACGAACAACTTTCAG AATACAGAGATTGCTTTTCACTTTTCGACAAGACCGGCGAAGACAAAATCGCTTATTTCGAAGTGGGTGATTGCTTCAGAGCTTTTGGTCAAAATCCAACCAATGCTGAAGTAACcaaggttttaaacaatcccACACCAGAAG AACTCAACAGCAAGACCGTTACCTTCGAAGAATTCCTTCCCATGCTTGCCCAAATCAAGAGACAAGCTGTACCGAGCAACATTGAAGATTTCATTGAAGGTCTTAGAGTTTTTGACAAAGAAAACAACGGAACTGTAATGGGAGCTGAACTTAGACACGTGCTTGCCTCTCTTG gTGAGAAAATGAATGAAGAGGAAATTGAACAACTTATGGTTGGTCAGGAAGATACTAACGGCTGTGTCAATTatgaag CTTTTATTAGTCTCATTCTAAGTGGCTAA
- the LOC100183406 gene encoding myosin light chain 3, skeletal muscle isoform isoform X1 — translation MSNFSDEQLSEYRDCFSLFDKTGEDKIAYFEVGDCFRAFGQNPTNAEVTKVLNNPTPEELNSKTVTFEEFLPMLAQIKRQAVPSNIEDFIEGLRVFDKENNGTVMGAELRHVLASLGEKMNEEEIEQLMVGQEDTNGCVNYEAFSKYLIEG, via the exons ATG AGCAATTTCTCCGACGAACAACTTTCAG AATACAGAGATTGCTTTTCACTTTTCGACAAGACCGGCGAAGACAAAATCGCTTATTTCGAAGTGGGTGATTGCTTCAGAGCTTTTGGTCAAAATCCAACCAATGCTGAAGTAACcaaggttttaaacaatcccACACCAGAAG AACTCAACAGCAAGACCGTTACCTTCGAAGAATTCCTTCCCATGCTTGCCCAAATCAAGAGACAAGCTGTACCGAGCAACATTGAAGATTTCATTGAAGGTCTTAGAGTTTTTGACAAAGAAAACAACGGAACTGTAATGGGAGCTGAACTTAGACACGTGCTTGCCTCTCTTG gTGAGAAAATGAATGAAGAGGAAATTGAACAACTTATGGTTGGTCAGGAAGATACTAACGGCTGTGTCAATTatgaag CATTCTCCAAATACCTGATTGAGGGTTAA
- the LOC100182650 gene encoding abl interactor 1-like isoform X4: MAELQMLLEQEIPAGRNALLDSHNNLKKVATYCQQRYIEDPNKKTALEETKNYTTQSLASVAYQINTLASNMLQMLDIQAAQLNSMDSAINNISQTVDIHKEKVARREIGLLTTNKIITRSHQIVAPTTQDRPVKYVRKPVDYTELDDIGHGVKLNSQPNAGTMRRPSAVSTKKTQSPSEGGSKRDSLKSNVSGYGTLRPVKAPTVPQEYSQTRRLPSMYRNRTHSNSSSGSGSRSSSTGYLPGSTPVSSMPPPPPQAPTPPASNNISAPPPPPPPAMTSSIPPPPPPMNSSMPPPPPFGAMSPQGVPPPPPVLLPSATTSPESSGGYSTPNIGYNGRAPVVGGSAENYATTSGGVPPMAGGDVLPPPPPSMGTPSSYDSSPGDYSTEPSWAPKSYLEKVVVIYDYSAENSDELNLKEDQVVYVVRKNDDGWYEGVLDGVTGLFPGNYAEAVST, from the exons atGGCGGAGTTGCAAATGCTATTGGAACAAGAGATTCCAGCTGGTCGAAATGCTTTGCTCGATAGTCATAATAACTTGAAGAAAGTGGCAACATATTGCCAACAACGATATATTgag GACCCAAACAAGAAAACTGCTTTAGAGGAAACAAAGAACTACACAACTCAATCTCTTGCGTCGGTGGCTTATCAAATTAATACATTGGCCAGCAATATGCTACAAATGCTTGATATTCAAGCAGCACAACTTAACTCTATGGATTCTGCTATCAATAACATTTCACAG ACTGTTGACATCCACAAAGAAAAAGTGGCACGCAGGGAAATAGGTTTGCTAACAACGAACAAAATCATTACTCGCTCGCATCAAATTGTGGCTCCAACTACTCAAGACAG ACCAGTTAAATATGTAAGAAAACCAGTTGATTACACTGAGTTAGATGACATTGGACATGGAGTTAAACTGAACTCACAACCAAATGCTGGGACTATGAGAAGACCATCTGCTGTAAGCACAAAGAAAACTCAAAGTCCTTCTGAAGG TGGTTCCAAACGTGATAGTTTGAAAAGCAATGTCAGTGGTTATGGAACTCTACGTCCTGTTAAAGCACCGACCGTACCACAAGAGTATAGTCAAA CCCGCCGATTGCCATCAATGTACAGAAACCGAACCCACTCAAACAGCAGTTCAGGCTCTGGCAGCAGGAGTTCCAGCACTGGATATTTACCGG GTAGCACACCAGTGTCAAGCATGCCACCACCGCCACCACAAGCACCAACCCCACCTGCCAGCAACAATATCTCAGCCCCCCCACCACCACCCCCGCCAG CCATGACATCATCCATCCCCCCACCACCTCCCCCCATGAATTCTTCGATGCCCCCTCCCCCACCATTTGGGGCTATGTCACCCCAGGGAGTTCCCCCACCACCCCCAGTGTTGTTACCATCGGCAACAACATCCCCAGAGTCCAGCGGGGGTTATAGCACCCCAAACATTGGATATAACGGGAG AGCTCCAGTAGTTGGAGGGTCGGCAGAGAATTACGCTACTACATCAg GTGGTGTACCACCAATGGCTGGAGGAGATGTATTGCCACCACCTCCACCCTCCATGGGAACTCCATCAAGTTATGATAGTTCACCAGGAGATTACTCAACAGAGCCAAGCTGGGCACCCAAAAGTTACcttgaaaaag ttgtGGTTATATATGACTATTCAGCTGAAAATTCTGatgaattaaacttaaagGAAGATCAAGTAGTTTACGTTGTTCGTAAGAATGACGATGGTTGGTATGAAGGGGTTCTTGATGGGGTCACCGGGCTTTTCCCAGGAAATTATGCTGAAGCTGTCAGTACTTAA
- the LOC100182650 gene encoding abl interactor 1-like isoform X3 encodes MAELQMLLEQEIPAGRNALLDSHNNLKKVATYCQQRYIEDPNKKTALEETKNYTTQSLASVAYQINTLASNMLQMLDIQAAQLNSMDSAINNISQTVDIHKEKVARREIGLLTTNKIITRSHQIVAPTTQDRPVKYVRKPVDYTELDDIGHGVKLNSQPNAGTMRRPSAVSTKKTQSPSEGGSKRDSLKSNVSGYGTLRPVKAPTVPQEYSQTRRLPSMYRNRTHSNSSSGSGSRSSSTGYLPAMTSSIPPPPPPMNSSMPPPPPFGAMSPQGVPPPPPVLLPSATTSPESSGGYSTPNIGYNGRAPVVGGSAENYATTSVMDLPPPPPDDFMSSRPPYMGVVGRVPSLPTTGFPAKIGGVPPMAGGDVLPPPPPSMGTPSSYDSSPGDYSTEPSWAPKSYLEKVVVIYDYSAENSDELNLKEDQVVYVVRKNDDGWYEGVLDGVTGLFPGNYAEAVST; translated from the exons atGGCGGAGTTGCAAATGCTATTGGAACAAGAGATTCCAGCTGGTCGAAATGCTTTGCTCGATAGTCATAATAACTTGAAGAAAGTGGCAACATATTGCCAACAACGATATATTgag GACCCAAACAAGAAAACTGCTTTAGAGGAAACAAAGAACTACACAACTCAATCTCTTGCGTCGGTGGCTTATCAAATTAATACATTGGCCAGCAATATGCTACAAATGCTTGATATTCAAGCAGCACAACTTAACTCTATGGATTCTGCTATCAATAACATTTCACAG ACTGTTGACATCCACAAAGAAAAAGTGGCACGCAGGGAAATAGGTTTGCTAACAACGAACAAAATCATTACTCGCTCGCATCAAATTGTGGCTCCAACTACTCAAGACAG ACCAGTTAAATATGTAAGAAAACCAGTTGATTACACTGAGTTAGATGACATTGGACATGGAGTTAAACTGAACTCACAACCAAATGCTGGGACTATGAGAAGACCATCTGCTGTAAGCACAAAGAAAACTCAAAGTCCTTCTGAAGG TGGTTCCAAACGTGATAGTTTGAAAAGCAATGTCAGTGGTTATGGAACTCTACGTCCTGTTAAAGCACCGACCGTACCACAAGAGTATAGTCAAA CCCGCCGATTGCCATCAATGTACAGAAACCGAACCCACTCAAACAGCAGTTCAGGCTCTGGCAGCAGGAGTTCCAGCACTGGATATTTACCGG CCATGACATCATCCATCCCCCCACCACCTCCCCCCATGAATTCTTCGATGCCCCCTCCCCCACCATTTGGGGCTATGTCACCCCAGGGAGTTCCCCCACCACCCCCAGTGTTGTTACCATCGGCAACAACATCCCCAGAGTCCAGCGGGGGTTATAGCACCCCAAACATTGGATATAACGGGAG AGCTCCAGTAGTTGGAGGGTCGGCAGAGAATTACGCTACTACATCAg TTATGGACTTACCACCCCCTCCCCCAGATGATTTTATGAGTTCAAGGCCCCCGTACATGGGGGTTGTGGGGAGAGTCCCCAGTTTACCCACCACTGGCTTCCCTGCTAAAATAG GTGGTGTACCACCAATGGCTGGAGGAGATGTATTGCCACCACCTCCACCCTCCATGGGAACTCCATCAAGTTATGATAGTTCACCAGGAGATTACTCAACAGAGCCAAGCTGGGCACCCAAAAGTTACcttgaaaaag ttgtGGTTATATATGACTATTCAGCTGAAAATTCTGatgaattaaacttaaagGAAGATCAAGTAGTTTACGTTGTTCGTAAGAATGACGATGGTTGGTATGAAGGGGTTCTTGATGGGGTCACCGGGCTTTTCCCAGGAAATTATGCTGAAGCTGTCAGTACTTAA
- the LOC100183406 gene encoding myosin light chain 3, skeletal muscle isoform isoform X6: protein MSNFSDEQLSEFKEAFELFDRGQDKIPYSLVGSLIRALGDDPTNADVNKVLGNPKKEELNSKTVTFEEFLPMLAQIKRQAVPSNIEDFIEGLRVFDKENNGTVMGAELRHVLASLGEKMNEEEIEQLMVGQEDTNGCVNYEALVKMVASG, encoded by the exons ATG AGCAATTTCTCCGACGAACAACTTTCAG AATTCAAAGAAGCTTTCGAGCTTTTCGATCGGGGTCAGGATAAAATCCCATACAGCCTCGTTGGTAGTCTTATTCGTGCCCTTGGTGATGACCCCACCAATGCCGACGTTAACAAAGTCCTTGGAAACCCTAAGAAAGAGG AACTCAACAGCAAGACCGTTACCTTCGAAGAATTCCTTCCCATGCTTGCCCAAATCAAGAGACAAGCTGTACCGAGCAACATTGAAGATTTCATTGAAGGTCTTAGAGTTTTTGACAAAGAAAACAACGGAACTGTAATGGGAGCTGAACTTAGACACGTGCTTGCCTCTCTTG gTGAGAAAATGAATGAAGAGGAAATTGAACAACTTATGGTTGGTCAGGAAGATACTAACGGCTGTGTCAATTatgaag CTCTGGTCAAAATGGTAGCCAGCGGATAA
- the LOC100183406 gene encoding myosin light chain 3, skeletal muscle isoform isoform X4 gives MSNFSDEQLSEFKEAFELFDRGQDKIPYSLVGSLIRALGDDPTNADVNKVLGNPKKEELNSKTVTFEEFLPMLAQIKRQAVPSNIEDFIEGLRVFDKENNGTVMGAELRHVLASLGEKMNEEEIEQLMVGQEDTNGCVNYEAFSKYLIEG, from the exons ATG AGCAATTTCTCCGACGAACAACTTTCAG AATTCAAAGAAGCTTTCGAGCTTTTCGATCGGGGTCAGGATAAAATCCCATACAGCCTCGTTGGTAGTCTTATTCGTGCCCTTGGTGATGACCCCACCAATGCCGACGTTAACAAAGTCCTTGGAAACCCTAAGAAAGAGG AACTCAACAGCAAGACCGTTACCTTCGAAGAATTCCTTCCCATGCTTGCCCAAATCAAGAGACAAGCTGTACCGAGCAACATTGAAGATTTCATTGAAGGTCTTAGAGTTTTTGACAAAGAAAACAACGGAACTGTAATGGGAGCTGAACTTAGACACGTGCTTGCCTCTCTTG gTGAGAAAATGAATGAAGAGGAAATTGAACAACTTATGGTTGGTCAGGAAGATACTAACGGCTGTGTCAATTatgaag CATTCTCCAAATACCTGATTGAGGGTTAA
- the LOC100182650 gene encoding abl interactor 1-like isoform X2, protein MAELQMLLEQEIPAGRNALLDSHNNLKKVATYCQQRYIEDPNKKTALEETKNYTTQSLASVAYQINTLASNMLQMLDIQAAQLNSMDSAINNISQTVDIHKEKVARREIGLLTTNKIITRSHQIVAPTTQDRPVKYVRKPVDYTELDDIGHGVKLNSQPNAGTMRRPSAVSTKKTQSPSEGGSKRDSLKSNVSGYGTLRPVKAPTVPQEYSQSSTPVSSMPPPPPQAPTPPASNNISAPPPPPPPAMTSSIPPPPPPMNSSMPPPPPFGAMSPQGVPPPPPVLLPSATTSPESSGGYSTPNIGYNGRAPVVGGSAENYATTSVMDLPPPPPDDFMSSRPPYMGVVGRVPSLPTTGFPAKIGGVPPMAGGDVLPPPPPSMGTPSSYDSSPGDYSTEPSWAPKSYLEKVVVIYDYSAENSDELNLKEDQVVYVVRKNDDGWYEGVLDGVTGLFPGNYAEAVST, encoded by the exons atGGCGGAGTTGCAAATGCTATTGGAACAAGAGATTCCAGCTGGTCGAAATGCTTTGCTCGATAGTCATAATAACTTGAAGAAAGTGGCAACATATTGCCAACAACGATATATTgag GACCCAAACAAGAAAACTGCTTTAGAGGAAACAAAGAACTACACAACTCAATCTCTTGCGTCGGTGGCTTATCAAATTAATACATTGGCCAGCAATATGCTACAAATGCTTGATATTCAAGCAGCACAACTTAACTCTATGGATTCTGCTATCAATAACATTTCACAG ACTGTTGACATCCACAAAGAAAAAGTGGCACGCAGGGAAATAGGTTTGCTAACAACGAACAAAATCATTACTCGCTCGCATCAAATTGTGGCTCCAACTACTCAAGACAG ACCAGTTAAATATGTAAGAAAACCAGTTGATTACACTGAGTTAGATGACATTGGACATGGAGTTAAACTGAACTCACAACCAAATGCTGGGACTATGAGAAGACCATCTGCTGTAAGCACAAAGAAAACTCAAAGTCCTTCTGAAGG TGGTTCCAAACGTGATAGTTTGAAAAGCAATGTCAGTGGTTATGGAACTCTACGTCCTGTTAAAGCACCGACCGTACCACAAGAGTATAGTCAAA GTAGCACACCAGTGTCAAGCATGCCACCACCGCCACCACAAGCACCAACCCCACCTGCCAGCAACAATATCTCAGCCCCCCCACCACCACCCCCGCCAG CCATGACATCATCCATCCCCCCACCACCTCCCCCCATGAATTCTTCGATGCCCCCTCCCCCACCATTTGGGGCTATGTCACCCCAGGGAGTTCCCCCACCACCCCCAGTGTTGTTACCATCGGCAACAACATCCCCAGAGTCCAGCGGGGGTTATAGCACCCCAAACATTGGATATAACGGGAG AGCTCCAGTAGTTGGAGGGTCGGCAGAGAATTACGCTACTACATCAg TTATGGACTTACCACCCCCTCCCCCAGATGATTTTATGAGTTCAAGGCCCCCGTACATGGGGGTTGTGGGGAGAGTCCCCAGTTTACCCACCACTGGCTTCCCTGCTAAAATAG GTGGTGTACCACCAATGGCTGGAGGAGATGTATTGCCACCACCTCCACCCTCCATGGGAACTCCATCAAGTTATGATAGTTCACCAGGAGATTACTCAACAGAGCCAAGCTGGGCACCCAAAAGTTACcttgaaaaag ttgtGGTTATATATGACTATTCAGCTGAAAATTCTGatgaattaaacttaaagGAAGATCAAGTAGTTTACGTTGTTCGTAAGAATGACGATGGTTGGTATGAAGGGGTTCTTGATGGGGTCACCGGGCTTTTCCCAGGAAATTATGCTGAAGCTGTCAGTACTTAA